In a single window of the Halalkalicoccus subterraneus genome:
- a CDS encoding DMT family transporter: MSWPLLILAGLFEIGWAIGLEYSDGFSKPVPTFGTAIALIISMVLLSQAIKDLPIGTAYAVWTGIGAVGTASLGIVLFDEPATLARIGFISVILVGIVGLHSVSGGH; this comes from the coding sequence ATGTCGTGGCCTCTCTTGATACTGGCTGGCTTGTTTGAGATCGGATGGGCGATTGGACTCGAATATTCAGACGGCTTTTCAAAACCAGTCCCGACGTTTGGTACTGCTATTGCCCTCATCATTAGCATGGTTCTATTGTCACAGGCAATCAAAGACCTCCCTATAGGCACGGCGTACGCTGTCTGGACTGGTATCGGTGCTGTTGGGACGGCTTCGCTTGGAATCGTCCTGTTTGATGAACCTGCAACCCTTGCTCGGATCGGATTCATCAGCGTGATTCTCGTTGGTATCGTCGGTCTCCATTCCGTTTCTGGTGGCCACTAG
- a CDS encoding selenium-binding protein SBP56-related protein translates to MSTDEPSHSTETHGHEHHEVEGPGYPTPAAMRTESEREKTAFVMAPRVGMDVDSPDFIGVVDVDPDSDTYAELIDTVEMPNKGDELHHFGWNSCSSSCHAEGLTRDHLIVPGQRSSRIHIIDASDPRQPAIEKVIKPEDVFEYDLSAPHTVHCVPGGKIVISMLGNADGELPGGFLQLNQDDFSIDGHWESDRGGMEMNYDYWYQPRHGVMLSTEWAAPQTYYPGFDMEDVEAGKYGDSIHIWDWETKEHRQTLTFGEEGLIPLEIRMPHNPEETEGYVGAALSSNVVRFWEEDDGNWGWEKVIDIKDREHPDWDMPVPGLVTDLLLSLDDQYMFFSNWLHGDVRMYDISDTGNPRLVDQVWAGGNFGDRQEVAGHDIRGAPQMLQLSRDGRRLYWTTSLFSSWDNQFYPEIGEEGSLMLKADVYPEEGQMELDEEFVVDFGDAPGGPARAHEIRWPGGDCTSDVWQ, encoded by the coding sequence ATGAGTACTGATGAGCCCAGTCACTCGACCGAGACACACGGGCATGAACACCACGAGGTGGAGGGGCCAGGCTATCCAACACCCGCGGCAATGCGTACGGAATCCGAACGCGAGAAGACCGCCTTTGTCATGGCACCCCGGGTTGGGATGGACGTCGATAGCCCGGACTTCATTGGCGTTGTGGATGTGGACCCCGATTCCGACACCTATGCCGAATTGATCGACACCGTTGAGATGCCGAACAAGGGTGACGAACTTCACCACTTCGGCTGGAACAGTTGTTCGTCGTCGTGCCATGCCGAGGGACTGACCCGCGATCACCTGATCGTCCCTGGTCAGCGCTCCTCGCGAATTCACATCATCGACGCTTCCGATCCCCGACAGCCGGCGATCGAGAAGGTAATCAAACCCGAGGACGTGTTCGAGTACGACCTCTCGGCACCCCACACCGTTCACTGCGTTCCCGGAGGGAAAATCGTCATCAGTATGCTTGGCAACGCTGACGGCGAACTCCCTGGTGGCTTCCTCCAGCTCAATCAGGACGACTTTTCCATCGACGGCCACTGGGAGAGCGACCGCGGTGGTATGGAGATGAACTACGACTACTGGTACCAGCCCCGACACGGCGTCATGCTCTCGACGGAGTGGGCGGCGCCACAGACCTACTACCCTGGCTTCGATATGGAGGATGTGGAGGCCGGCAAGTACGGCGACAGCATCCATATCTGGGACTGGGAGACCAAAGAACACCGCCAGACGCTCACCTTTGGTGAGGAAGGGCTGATCCCGCTGGAGATCCGGATGCCCCACAACCCAGAGGAAACAGAGGGATACGTGGGCGCTGCACTTTCCTCGAATGTCGTCCGATTTTGGGAGGAGGACGACGGAAACTGGGGGTGGGAGAAAGTGATCGACATCAAGGACCGCGAGCATCCAGACTGGGATATGCCTGTTCCCGGTCTCGTGACCGATCTCCTCCTGTCGCTTGATGACCAATACATGTTCTTCTCGAACTGGCTGCACGGTGACGTGCGGATGTACGATATCAGTGACACAGGCAATCCCCGATTGGTGGATCAGGTGTGGGCCGGGGGCAACTTCGGCGACCGACAAGAAGTTGCGGGTCATGACATCCGGGGTGCCCCTCAAATGCTCCAACTGTCCCGTGACGGGCGGCGGCTCTACTGGACTACCTCCTTGTTCTCCTCATGGGACAACCAGTTCTACCCCGAAATCGGCGAGGAGGGATCGCTGATGCTGAAGGCGGACGTCTACCCTGAGGAGGGGCAGATGGAACTCGACGAGGAGTTCGTTGTCGACTTTGGTGACGCGCCCGGTGGCCCGGCCCGTGCCCACGAAATTCGATGGCCCGGTGGCGACTGTACCAGCGACGTCTGGCAGTAG